The DNA sequence caattttctcatcttTGAGAATGCTTTGGCGTTAATATTGAATCTATGTTTCGCTTCATCAGGAAGATCAAAATAGAGGGATATGCACTCAATTGCATCAGTTCCCTGCAGGTAACCAAGAAGAGCGGATTAGCAAGAATTAGGATGAAAATATACCTTTTTATATTAATCTCTACACTACTCAACTTACGGTATCTTTCTCCAGCACGTGAAAGACATCCTCCCTACGACACAGCCTACTACGTCGTCCAGGTTCTTCAGGATCTTCGCGGCGAACTATTTCCTGTCCCATTTCTTTTAGCAAATCATGCATGAGAACTATTTCCTGCCCCATTCTTTTTAGCAAATCATGCATGAGATCTGATTTGCTTACAAGAGACTTGTCGACGAGAACCTCTAAGTCGATGGCTGGATATATTTCCCCAGAAAAACTTATGTAACAAAAACATGCCAGAtccaaaaacaattttttctgCGATTCCTCCAGCCCatcaaaacttattttaagAATATCAAAAATTTCAGTTTTAGGAATCGCTCCCAATTTATCCCTAGCACTTCTCCATAAATCTATTGTTCTCCCAAATAAGAAGCGACCCAAAACTTTAAGAGCTAAAGGAAGGCCTCCAGCATAACTCACAAAATCCATCGATAGATCCTTGTAATTCTCTGGAGGATTGGTTTTGTCGAAGGCTGACAAACTAAAGAGTTGCAAAGCATCGGCGGTTTGAAGCAGCTGAACCTCACAGATACCATTCACTCTATTTCTTATCAACAGATGACTATCTCTGCCTGTTATAATCACCCTACTCCCTGGACCAAACCATTTCCGATCCCCTGCTAATGTCGTCAATTGCTCGTCACGATCCACATCATCAAGGACAATAAAAACCCTTTTATTCTGCAGCATCTTCATTATCATCCCATTTCCCTGGTGATGATTGTATACACGTATTTTCTCTTGCATGATTGTAGAAAGGAGTTCTTTTTGTAAAGAAGCTAGATCACGAGCAGTAGTAGATCTTTCTCTAATACAAGAAATAAAGCTGCTTCCTTCGAATTGACAAGAAACTCTACCATAAATTAGTTGGGCCAGCGTTGTCTTACCAACGCCACCCATCCCATGAATTCCTACGAAGCGAACGTCATTCGATTCCATATGCAATAAGTTCATCATTTCCTCTACACGGGAGTTTATTCCAACAAATTTCTGGTTATCATGAATTAGAATATTTAGCATTGGATAATTGTAGAATATCATTCCACTGATTTGTTGTATAATTGTTGACTCGTGCCTGTAATTTGATAGAACAATTAACATAGACGAAAGCTAAATAGGCacgaacaaaaaaaataaataggcacgaacaaaaacaaaaaaacaaacctcttttaacttataattagaatatttagCATTGTTTTGTAGAAAAATTATAAGTGTCATGAGTAGCtaaatagatagatagatagttGTTAATAACAACACTAACAATAACAATAACCGCAACAGTACTAGCTAGTGTTGACTAAACTGCTATCTCAAGGAGGACTAAATGTTACCTGTCACCCTTTATGTGTTCTCCGGCAAGATTACCGACTTTTGTGCAAGCATTTCTCCACGTATTAGTCTCTTTGATGTCTACCTTGGGATCTTTTTCATGTGCGGCGAAAGCTTCTGCAAAAGAACCTCTTTGATTTCTTACATCGGAAGGATCCACATGGTAGAAAATAGGAATAATTGtgaggttcttctttttctcccatTCAACGATCTCAGCAAGTTCCCTGAGGCACCATTTGGAAGAAGCATAATTTGCCGAAAAAATGACGATGGCGTATTGGGATTCTTGAATTGCTTGCGGAAGCTCTTGAGAAATGCATTTTCCTCGCTCTAGTGATTCGTCATCCCTAAAGACGAGAATACCTTTccgttttaaatcaaaatagaGATGATCCGTAAAACTTCTACGAGTGTCTTTGCCACAGAAAC is a window from the Carya illinoinensis cultivar Pawnee chromosome 14, C.illinoinensisPawnee_v1, whole genome shotgun sequence genome containing:
- the LOC122293938 gene encoding disease resistance protein RPV1-like; its protein translation is MATQTPSSSTNSEDTKKRKRDNSSCSEEDEKIITSFSPSSSTPRCKHDVFLSFCGKDTRRSFTDHLYFDLKRKGILVFRDDESLERGKCISQELPQAIQESQYAIVIFSANYASSKWCLRELAEIVEWEKKKNLTIIPIFYHVDPSDVRNQRGSFAEAFAAHEKDPKVDIKETNTWRNACTKVGNLAGEHIKGDRHESTIIQQISGMIFYNYPMLNILIHDNQKFVGINSRVEEMMNLLHMESNDVRFVGIHGMGGVGKTTLAQLIYGRVSCQFEGSSFISCIRERSTTARDLASLQKELLSTIMQEKIRVYNHHQGNGMIMKMLQNKRVFIVLDDVDRDEQLTTLAGDRKWFGPGSRVIITGRDSHLLIRNRVNGICEVQLLQTADALQLFSLSAFDKTNPPENYKDLSMDFVSYAGGLPLALKVLGRFLFGRTIDLWRSARDKLGAIPKTEIFDILKISFDGLEESQKKLFLDLACFCYISFSGEIYPAIDLEVLVDKSLVSKSDLMHDLLKRMGQEIVLMHDLLKEMGQEIVRREDPEEPGRRSRLCRREDVFHVLEKDTGTDAIECISLYFDLPDEAKHRFNINAKAFSKMRKLRFLHFKLRFLRFEHFQSYINWRGNPLKYMPSDKLQFLNWPNCPSKSWPSSFQPKGLVELRMRRSRFKRLWKGLMVD